AAAGATGttaaataagtctataatagacaaacgcaaccttcaaaaataatccttaatttaTTACATACCGTACAAAACGCAAGAAAAATAGAGAACTATACAGAGTACTAAACAGAGAACTGTACAAAAATAGAGAACGAAActtaacagattttgtctatttttcatgcattttgtatgtaattaaggattattatTTTAAGATTACAtttttgtctattatagacttattgtACATCTTTCTCtacgaaattaaattttctacaagttgtgtagaaaaatatattgtgtttgttgtacatttaacatagtaaatctgctttaaaccttaaaggaacttgtttttcgggaccaagtttcgtgtatttcgtcacataccggtcatcatcatcagcatcttTACtacagggattaggtttattgattaacctgttccggtacccatctctttcttggcctcTCTACATCTCTCTTTCCAGTACGGATAGGGCCTATATAGTTTTGCACTTCAAGGggcattcttccaggtggcattctatccaaatgactgcaccagttgcgtccattttgtattattctttcatgcagaggagcaaccgataaaacctgccttatatcagtatttctgattctataAACTCTAGTGTagccaaatacactccttagaaatctcatttctgcagcttgaattcgactgtCCATTCTCcgtgtgtgaatccaattcttacttacattatatattataggaGAGTCGGAACTGCAATAGTATTATAAAACTTCAGTCTTGTTTCTTGTCgtgttttatttttgaggtttctatgtatagtgccacatattttctggaaattttattatacaCATCAATATATATACACTCAATATCttgagtttttaatttattgtgatgtactctgtgattcatttagagtataaattcaacctacaaaattaaaaatattcctcgaccgaaaatcaagtgcgGAAgcgcagtgtgtgattacataaccttaacttttgaacattaacattttatcaaaatttttggagagaaataatacaggcttagcctagtttttcctccaatgtcataattgtattatgattgggtatagtgttttatacaataaatgaatgaatgaatatatcaCATACCGGTATCTTAAAAATTAATGTatctacaggtctggaaacggttttattcaacatgaagtacgctaaattgtacatcttaagaTATCATTAGCTTCAAGCATTAAGTCTTATAGTTGTAGAATTGTGTGAACGCTATGAGGCCATGCAGGTGAGTGGAGATCATGAGTACAAGAATAAaacatctggtgtggcgcactcacacaactttccttgccgttatcaaaatttccattaaaattaaaaaatcaatcagctgacgagatctattctgctatctcttccagtgaatgatttattaatagaataaaccAAGGTACCAAGAATAGGCTACATTCTAGCTACAtttgaatcaacagttgcctctctcattaagtttgcatttgaataatcaaatttcctcgaatttcgagcttattatCTCTACTATCTATCTTCCTCCTAGCCAACACAAAAAAAAGGGTAGTAGAATGTTtggaataaattaaatgaatataatataactaCAAATAACAGTGTTTCAGTTGGTTTTCACAATCATCAGATTAAATATATAATGCTCTgcaactattttttttattcgatatttttcaatatccaGCAATTATATGCAAGTTAACATACACACATCTTGAAATTTCCATGATTCTAATTGATGTAGTAGAAATAACTAGAATTTAATAAACACTATGTCTATCATGAACAAAACTCGTTATAAACGTTCTTCAATTCATAACTCTGTTGAAGTTAAGAACAACATCAAGTTCCATTAATCATGACATTTCAAGTTTCCCCTGCTGGTTCGAATTGCTAGTATCGTGGATGGGATGGTGGTCCGTAATGGTTGTGTGGTGGAGGAGGGGGTGGTCCATAATGGTTGTGGGGAGGTGGGGGGTAATGCTGGTAGTGCGCTCCTCCATAAGGTTGAGGATAGGCTGGAGATGGAGCGTAATGAGGCTGGGGAGGCAAGTAACCCTGGGATTGAGGTGGATATCCTTGAGGGGGTTGAGGTGGATATCCTTGAGGATATCCTTGGTAGGGGTTGGGCTGGTAGACATAGGGACCCGGAAGGGAACTGAGTGGAGATGAGTCTTCAGTAATTCCAGCCAAAGCTGCTCCTTCTGCGATGGGGTCTACAGAGAGTGCGGAGTTTGCCTCCTCAGCGGCTGCATTCATACTTTCCACAGCATCAGACAATGGAGCTGCAATGTTTGTTTCTATGGGCGCTGCAATGTTTGCTTTTATGGGCGCTGCAATGTTTGCTTGTATGGGCGCTTGCACTGTTGCAACAGGGTCAACTTCTGGTAGCAACGATCTTCTCTCCAATTTCTGATGCGATTCGTGTCCATGGAAATGACTGTAACTATGGAAAGGATCATAAAGCTGGCTCTCATCCAAGTAATCGCTGTTACTTTTCTTTGAGCCATCGCCGTATGACCCATGATGCTCTTTTGAATCGTCAGCGGACACAACAGCCTGTTGAAATAGATTAAGGGTATCATAACATTGGATGCACATTTGCGCAAGTGCACGCATGcacatgagaaacaaaatctggaaagagccatagAAACACGTTGTCACTTGTCTGTCGCTACTCACACTGTACGCCACCAGAAGGTGCACGCTTGATTATACGTTCAGTGTGAGTGACAAACATATGGCTCTTCCCAGATTTTTCTTCACACTTTATTGTCACACGTGCACTTGCGCAAACGTGCTTCCAATGTGATCATATCCTAACAGACGATATATAGATTAGTTatacaattaataaaatgttgaaaaaattataaaacatattgaaaaattaataaaacatgtAAGAAAATTAACACGGA
The window above is part of the Nilaparvata lugens isolate BPH chromosome 12, ASM1435652v1, whole genome shotgun sequence genome. Proteins encoded here:
- the LOC111050110 gene encoding pollen-specific leucine-rich repeat extensin-like protein 2, with product MFCVMTMGTLSTKVLYNDGENAGCMNFFNMYVFTLLVTVALAAVVSADDSKEHHGSYGDGSKKSNSDYLDESQLYDPFHSYSHFHGHESHQKLERRSLLPEVDPVATVQAPIQANIAAPIKANIAAPIETNIAAPLSDAVESMNAAAEEANSALSVDPIAEGAALAGITEDSSPLSSLPGPYVYQPNPYQGYPQGYPPQPPQGYPPQSQGYLPPQPHYAPSPAYPQPYGGAHYQHYPPPPHNHYGPPPPPPHNHYGPPSHPRY